The Paramisgurnus dabryanus chromosome 3, PD_genome_1.1, whole genome shotgun sequence genome includes a window with the following:
- the LOC135768313 gene encoding uncharacterized protein isoform X2 has protein sequence MLLSITLLFLHLSSSRSSRLCSHLCLCYEHSDLVDCHARGLEDVPHGLPHGTWLLDLGGNKLPVIRSRAFAGLWSLRILVLSGSGIQDVQTHAFYSLSYLEKLDMSQNMLTRIPPHFSESLSSLKELRLDHNALVLLKPPGLEHLENLEKLDLSHNRIHSLEPGTFRGLSRLRQLYLQGNRLGIVRDGSLTMLPGLEVLLLGNNNISRIEVNALAPLHSLSLLGLEGNHLEHLNFKTFLSLHTAATHLQLAGNPWSCDCDLHRVFSKLLSVRHLHVDDYDNVTCQEPWQLAGASLAWVDSQLCMAETVTVLVITITVIVTVFGALLMAERKRKKRKHWQHSEDEDQ, from the exons ATGCTGTTGTCCATCACGCTGCTTTTCCTCCATCTGTCTTCATCGAGGAGCTCAAGACTGTGTAGTCACCTTTGTCTGTGCTATGAGCACTCAGATCTGGTGGATTGCCATGCCAGGGGTCTTGAGGATGTGCCTCATGGACTTCCTCATGGCACCTGGCTCCTGGATCTAGGTGGAAACAAGCTTCCCGTGATCCGAAGTCGAGCTTTCGCCGGCCTTTGGTCTCTTCGTATTCTTGTGCTCTCGGGCAGTGGCATTCAAGATGTACAAACGCAC GCTTTTTACTCTCTTTCCTATCTGGAGAAGCTGGACATGAGTCAAAACATGCTGACTCGGATTCCACCTCATTTCTCGGAGAGCCTGTCGTCTCTGAAGGAGCTGAGACTGGACCACAACGCGCTGGTTCTCCTGAAACCTCCGGGCCTGGAACATCTGGAGAACCTTGAGAAATTGGACCTGAGTCACAATCGGATCCATTCTCTGGAACCCGGCACGTTCCGTGGCCTCTCTCGCCTGCGCCAGCTTTACCTGCAGGGGAACCGCTTGGGTATCGTGCGGGACGGTTCTCTCACCATGCTTCCTGGTTTGGAGGTCCTGCTCCTGGGGAACAACAATATCTCTCGGATTGAGGTAAATGCACTCGCTCCGCTTCACAGTCTGTCTCTTTTGGGCTTGGAGGGGAATCATTTGGAGCACCTGAATTTTAAGACGTTTCTGAGTTTGCACACGGCTGCTACGCACCTGCAGTTGGCAGGGAATCCTTGGAGTTGCGACTGCGATCTGCACCGTGTATTCAGCAAGCTGCTAAGTGTGCGCCACCTCCACGTGGACGACTATGATAATGTAACTTGTCAAGAGCCCTGGCAGCTTGCTGGAGCGTCTTTGGCATGGGTGGACAGCCAGTTGTGTATGGCTGAGACCGTTACCGTGTTAGTTATCACCATTACTGTGATCGTTACAGTATTTGGTGCCTTGTTAATGGCGGAGAGAAAACGTAAGAAGAGAAAACACTGGCAGCACAGTGAAGATGAAGACCAATGA
- the LOC135768313 gene encoding uncharacterized protein isoform X1, which produces MVCRAPGSSHHIMLLSITLLFLHLSSSRSSRLCSHLCLCYEHSDLVDCHARGLEDVPHGLPHGTWLLDLGGNKLPVIRSRAFAGLWSLRILVLSGSGIQDVQTHAFYSLSYLEKLDMSQNMLTRIPPHFSESLSSLKELRLDHNALVLLKPPGLEHLENLEKLDLSHNRIHSLEPGTFRGLSRLRQLYLQGNRLGIVRDGSLTMLPGLEVLLLGNNNISRIEVNALAPLHSLSLLGLEGNHLEHLNFKTFLSLHTAATHLQLAGNPWSCDCDLHRVFSKLLSVRHLHVDDYDNVTCQEPWQLAGASLAWVDSQLCMAETVTVLVITITVIVTVFGALLMAERKRKKRKHWQHSEDEDQ; this is translated from the exons ATGGTTTGCAGAGCACCTGGTAGCTCGCATCACATCATGCTGTTGTCCATCACGCTGCTTTTCCTCCATCTGTCTTCATCGAGGAGCTCAAGACTGTGTAGTCACCTTTGTCTGTGCTATGAGCACTCAGATCTGGTGGATTGCCATGCCAGGGGTCTTGAGGATGTGCCTCATGGACTTCCTCATGGCACCTGGCTCCTGGATCTAGGTGGAAACAAGCTTCCCGTGATCCGAAGTCGAGCTTTCGCCGGCCTTTGGTCTCTTCGTATTCTTGTGCTCTCGGGCAGTGGCATTCAAGATGTACAAACGCAC GCTTTTTACTCTCTTTCCTATCTGGAGAAGCTGGACATGAGTCAAAACATGCTGACTCGGATTCCACCTCATTTCTCGGAGAGCCTGTCGTCTCTGAAGGAGCTGAGACTGGACCACAACGCGCTGGTTCTCCTGAAACCTCCGGGCCTGGAACATCTGGAGAACCTTGAGAAATTGGACCTGAGTCACAATCGGATCCATTCTCTGGAACCCGGCACGTTCCGTGGCCTCTCTCGCCTGCGCCAGCTTTACCTGCAGGGGAACCGCTTGGGTATCGTGCGGGACGGTTCTCTCACCATGCTTCCTGGTTTGGAGGTCCTGCTCCTGGGGAACAACAATATCTCTCGGATTGAGGTAAATGCACTCGCTCCGCTTCACAGTCTGTCTCTTTTGGGCTTGGAGGGGAATCATTTGGAGCACCTGAATTTTAAGACGTTTCTGAGTTTGCACACGGCTGCTACGCACCTGCAGTTGGCAGGGAATCCTTGGAGTTGCGACTGCGATCTGCACCGTGTATTCAGCAAGCTGCTAAGTGTGCGCCACCTCCACGTGGACGACTATGATAATGTAACTTGTCAAGAGCCCTGGCAGCTTGCTGGAGCGTCTTTGGCATGGGTGGACAGCCAGTTGTGTATGGCTGAGACCGTTACCGTGTTAGTTATCACCATTACTGTGATCGTTACAGTATTTGGTGCCTTGTTAATGGCGGAGAGAAAACGTAAGAAGAGAAAACACTGGCAGCACAGTGAAGATGAAGACCAATGA